A region of the Lycium barbarum isolate Lr01 chromosome 1, ASM1917538v2, whole genome shotgun sequence genome:
AAAGAAAACTCTGAGAAGTTTGAGACCGTACCTTTTGAACCTTTTCAGTGAACCCTTCCTCTAACCATTTAGTGTCTCTAATGACCTCTTTGACTGGAAATCCATTAATTTTTGCATTTAAAAAATCTGGAACCTGATAGCAATAAACAGACCTAACTTATAAAAAGAACAGTAAGCAAGTGAAAATAGCTTTGGCACCAGTGGATGAGAATCTTATTTAAACCTGAGTGGTCGAGTGGTTTCCCCATATGGTCATATTAGATACTTTGTCATAGAAGACTCCAGATTTCAAAGCAAGCTGCACAACCATGAGACTCTATCTTACCTTTTGATGTCAAAGAGCCTAGTAATTAAATTATATGATGTTTAATGAAGTGGCTTACCTGGCATTTTGCTCGATTTTCATCTAATCTTGTCAACGCATGAAAATTCTTTGCAGGTATGTCTGGAGCATTTTTCAAACAAATCAATGCACTAGATAGGAAAAGAAAGATATTAGCAATGAACGGAGCTGTTTATATAAGGAGACTTGACATTCAGTGACATAGCATATTACTTGGTATTACAAGGGTTTCCCACCACTATCACTTTGACATTATGAGATGCAACAGCATTGAGAGCTTTTCCCTGTAATGATTTGGCAAAAGATATGAAAAACTTGACTCACTAGCTTATGAGGATAACAAGTAGAAGAAGATACCTGCTCAGCAAAGATTTGCCCATTTATATCCAATAAGGCAGCTCGTTCCATTCCAGGACCTCGAGGCTTTGCTCCAATGAGAAGTGCCCATTCAGCATCCTGGAACACCTCATAAGGATCTATACCTATGCTGACCTCCCTAAGCAAAGGAAACAAGGAATCTTCTAGTTCCATAGCAACTCCTGCATGGTGACATCTACGTTTTAGTAAATAAAAAATGTAGGAATTCCATCATTGTCCTACAGTTAGTGAGAACGAATAGCATAGAAACCAAGTGGAGCAAACAGCTGAAAGTTGGGAAATCCATACAAACTATTACAAATAAGAAAGTCAAAATTTTAATCCAATGTCAGACAACAAGCACTTTTTATTTTATAATGTTGTTTGTATGTGCTTAAATCATGTGACCATCTAAGGACAGATAAGAACAGTTAAGTCACAAACATACGGCCCCCACCCCctaaaaaaggaaaggaaaagaagagaaaagaggaAACAACATATTATGTCCGTGAaggatcctccaaaaatgtagATGCTGATGGTATAGGGAAAATACCTACCTTCAAGGGCTTGGATTGACCGCTCAGACCCCAATAATTTTAATGCAATTGGTTGATCCTGCCCAAAAACTGCTCCTGATGCAAGCTGGAAAAATTGAAACCATTATGTACTTTCCCAGGCTTTATGAGACTGAATAAAAAGCTTTCTGAAAATTTCACTTATGAAGAAGGTTCATAAGAACAAACATGATGATGCTAGATAACATAAGTCCAAACCGTTAATTCATACTTTAAGGTCATTATTAGATAAACTACTTGTGCAATTAGTGGGGAAGAGGGCTTCTTACTTTAAAAAGAAGATGATTAGAGATCATTCCGGCAGCACCAGATACAGAGACATTTATCATCTTCTTCCAAGAGCTTGTCTCTTCTTCCTGTTGAAAAAGATTATTCTTAAAATACAATACTAACTAAAAGCCGAAGATAGTTTCTGCTCGACTATTCATTATAACTTTGTGTTTCGGTAAACTGAAGATATTTCCGCTGCACTTTCATGAAGAGCTGGCTTGGGTTTTGGGTATGCATCATCCGAAACCAATTACTAATCCAACATACAACAGTTCTACAGTGTGCCTTTCCTTCTTCTTTCAATAAGAAACTCCAGCAGTTGAAGATAAGCCAGCAAAATTATTATGTTGTTTTTGGACCATTGGAGTATGTTTTTTTCATTGAATCGCAAATCCTCGTCTAAATTTTTACTGGCATCTTAATTACATCATTCACAGGGATTCAGACTCCACTTGTATATCTGTAAATTTAGGATCCCATATTAAGTGGATTTGAAATGACAACCATGCAGCTGAAGATACTCAAATGTGGTTTCTCATATGTCTATGTTTCCAGATCCCTTGGCATCAGTACTTGAGAATTTTcaacagaaaatttggaagaaattgCTGGAACTGCTTCTTGTTTCTTCTATCTTGTCGTATAGTCTTTGGGAGAGGAATTGGATGAACTTAAAAGGGCATTGATTATATGTGTCTGATATTTCTGCCAAAATCTAGATGTCTAAGTAAATGGAATCCAAGCCTGCAAACCTACGGGTGAATATCTACAACTTGAAAATCCTTCCTGTGTGAAGATTAGATTGGTTTTGGTATGGCACCCAAGAGTGTGGCCTAGGGTCGATGAAGCTGGAGTAAAACCATAGGAAGACTAGGGTTCAAATTCCACCAAAGGAAAAAAGTTATTAGGTATATGTATTAGAGGTGGGAAAGTCCCGGTGCGCGCAAGTTGGCAAGGAATTCATTAGTATGAAAAAAGTAGATTGGGGCCAAAATCAAACCTGTTTTTGCCTAGTAACAAACTTTGTGGCCTTTGCCTAAAAAAAATCACTCATTCTAACCTTCCAAAATGGTTGTCATACCAAAGCTTTTACAGATTCTAAATTCATAAAATCTAAATCATCTCAATGAGCCATAGTAACGATGATTACTTAGTGCATACATCTATGTAGTTAAAAACAAAAATGATCCAAACCCCTAGAGTCTGCATGGAATTTAACTCAAACAGCAACTCTAGCAAAGGAAATACTTTGTAAACAAAAACTAATTAAACTGTTGTTCATATAAATTTAAAACTAGCGCACAATATGAATAGAAGAACTTACTGCTTTGAGATCATAAGTGAGACAGAAAACACCAAAGCATTCAGTTTTTTTAATTGAGTCATTACTCTGCTTGGCCACTGGTGCTTGAACTTCACTGAcatattaattaaatcaacaaaaaaaCATGTCATGTTAAAAATTGGAAAAAAGATGCAGTAAATGAAACTCTGAATTGGTTGTTGGAAGTGCACCGCTCATTTTTACACCTAGAGTAAACAAAAACTGGAAAAAAGTTTACAGAAGCGAAGAAATTAAAACATACTTAGAGGTAACAGAGCAACATATTTTAGCATAGTGGGTTCGTCTAAGAGTTAATGGAGGCTTGTGAGTTGATACATATTGGGAAAGTTGTGAAGAGTTACAAAGAGAAGTCGAGGGAATAAACTCTGCTACTGCCATGGCAGCAGAGACAAGGAAGACTAGTAGTAGTAAGTATGAATTAGTATGAGCTACAAAGTAAGAGAAAAGGTGAGATTTTTAATGAAATCTTGAGTATAATTTGATGCAGAGAGGACAGAGAAGAATTTTGTGGTTTTGGAGGGACAAGGGAAAAAAATGACAGTTCAGTTTGGATCAAGTGTTAATTTTGAGCCATGGTATGCGACACCTGTCACGTTATCTCATCCCATAAATATCTTCATCTTTTTTCATTTAAGATGTTGACTTAATCAGATAACGGTTAAAAacactgctttttttttttcggaaaagggccaaatatatccctgtattattgaaaaagggtcaaatatacccctcgttatatttgggttcaaatatacctctGCTGTTAAACTATGAGATCAAATATATCCCTCCTTCGTTAAAATAGTCCAAATTGTACATCCTATCCTATGTGGCACTGCTATTAGATGGGGTGGATGTCACGTGACATTATCACCTCATCACCCCTAACCATTGTTATTGCTTTGCTCTGCCAACTCATACCGGGATTCTTTTCTCCACGCCACAATACTGTTTAACATAGTGAATACTTCTTTCACGTTGAAATCTCTTGCTCCTAGAAACTTGAGAAGAATTACATCACTTCTCTCATATGATAAAAGGGGTATTCCCCGTATAGATACTTCTtctggtggtggtggtgttggtGACGTGTCCATTTTTGGTGCCTTCGCCACCGTGGCTGGTGGCTCCTCCACCGCCAGTACTTCAACAATTGTTTGCTTAATTTTTTCAACTGCCTCCAC
Encoded here:
- the LOC132637322 gene encoding malate dehydrogenase [NADP], chloroplastic-like, coding for MAVAEFIPSTSLCNSSQLSQYVSTHKPPLTLRRTHYAKICCSVTSNEVQAPVAKQSNDSIKKTECFGVFCLTYDLKAEEETSSWKKMINVSVSGAAGMISNHLLFKLASGAVFGQDQPIALKLLGSERSIQALEGVAMELEDSLFPLLREVSIGIDPYEVFQDAEWALLIGAKPRGPGMERAALLDINGQIFAEQGKALNAVASHNVKVIVVGNPCNTNALICLKNAPDIPAKNFHALTRLDENRAKCQLALKSGVFYDKVSNMTIWGNHSTTQVPDFLNAKINGFPVKEVIRDTKWLEEGFTEKVQKRGGVLIQKWGRSSAASTAVSVVDAIRSLVTPTPEGDWFSTGVYTNGNPYGIAEDIVFSMPCRSKGDGDYELVKDVIFDDYLRSRIKKSEDELLAEKKCVAHLTGEGIAVCDLPGDTMLPGEM